In Rhineura floridana isolate rRhiFlo1 chromosome 6, rRhiFlo1.hap2, whole genome shotgun sequence, one genomic interval encodes:
- the MFSD4A gene encoding major facilitator superfamily domain-containing protein 4A isoform X2, with translation MCVLPKCEADGTSNSHGGRGLDERGEKKPAQYKQRCFRRFDFSPWLAQSLLALFASSLAISLVFAIIPVCHNVVVLAVVMAMAGLAMGCIDTLSNMQLVKIYQKDSAVFLQALHFFVGFGALLSPLIADPFLSDTNCILTNSTAIGSSNLPHIRKSLVPHHPGNLSHYDLPTKGLVVTRVSYAFWIMALINLPVPFAVFLLLYKERLVPWCQSGSPPLLLADELAMETRITDRDDSSTSSPKTQPEIGHDDLFGCCHSKNFRGAPCSYFAVHVTGALLLFMTDGILGEYSGFVYSYAVEEPLLVGHKVAGYLPSLFWGFITLGRLISIPVSYRMKPATMVFINVVGVLITFFLLLIFSYSVVFLFVGTASLGLFLSSTFPSVLAYTEDILQYKGCATTVLVTGAGIGEMVLQLLVGSIIHDQSSYSFLVCGTIFGALAFTFYIFLLFFHRMHPQSQSDMDLSPDKPPPTEEPGLYQS, from the exons GTTGGCTCAGTCTCTGCTTGCCCTTTTTGCATCATCCCTTGCTATCTCTTTGGTTTTTGCCATCATCCCAGTCTGCCACAATGTGGTGGTACTTGCGGTGGTTATGGCCATGGCTGGCCTGGCCATGGGATGCATCGACACACTCTCCAATATGCAGCTGGTGAAGATTTATCAGAAGGACTCAGCGGTCTTCCTGCAG GCCCTTCATTTCTTTGTGGGCTTCGGTGCCTTGCTGAGCCCTCTGATAGCTGACCCTTTTCTGTCGGACACCAACTGCATCCTGACAAATAGCACAGCCATTGGCAGCAGTAACCTCCCTCACATCCGGAAGTCACTAGTTCCCCATCATCCTGGGAACTTGTCACACTATGACCTGCCAACAAAAGGACTGGTGGTGACACGAGTGTCTTATGCCTTCTGGATTATGGCTCTCATCAAT CTCCCTGTCCCCTTTGCAGTGTTCCTTTTGCTCTACAAGGAAAGGCTAGTGCCTTGGTGTCAAAGTGGCAGCCCCCCGCTGCTGCTTGCTGATGAACTGGCAATGGAAACGCGGATAACCGACAGGGATGATTCTTCCACTTCCTCTCCAAAAACTCAGCCAGAAATAG GGCATGATGACCTCTTTGGATGCTGCCACAGCAAGAACTTCAGAGGAGCTCCTTGCTCTTACTTTGCTGTCCATGTGACCGGCGCCCTTCTCCTCTTTATGACGGATGGGATCCTG ggCGAGTACTCTGGTTTTGTGTACAGCTATGCCGTGGAGGAACCACTCTTGGTGGGGCATAAGGTGGCTGGCTACTTGCCCAGCCTCTTCTGGGGATTCATCACTCTGGGCAGGCTTATCTCCATCCCTGTGTCATACAGAATGAAGCCAGCAACGATGGTTTTCATCAATGTG GTTGGAGTGCTTATAACGTTCTTCTTGCTGCTGATCTTTTCCTACAGTGTTGTCTTTTTATTTGTGGGGACTGCCTCCCTGGGCCTGTTCCTCAGCAGCACTTTTCCCAGTGTCCTCGCCTACACTGAGGACATCCTCCAGTACAAAG GCTGTGCCACTACTGTGTTGGTGACAGGAGCAGGTATTGGAGAGATGGTTCTACAGTTACTGGTAGGCTCG ATCATTCATGATCAGAGCAGTTACAGTTTCCTGGTCTGTGGAACCATCTTTGGAGCCTTGGCCTTTACTTTCTACATCTTCCTTCTATTTTTCCACCGGATGCACCCTCAGTCCCAATCAG ATATGGATCTGTCACCTGACAAGCCACCACCAACAGAGGAACCTGGACTTTATCAGAGCTAA